Proteins found in one Macaca nemestrina isolate mMacNem1 chromosome 4, mMacNem.hap1, whole genome shotgun sequence genomic segment:
- the LOC139363036 gene encoding caskin-2-like, whose protein sequence is MLYLTVSVGLGSWCGPAGGSSWAPIGCDEGVLSAQLWQAQAVCAVGPCPWALSTGFPHQPPTTWQQTSLRARKSVGGPQCAALEATSVAFAVLQASEWSHQVQWRSGERIPGGRSPWAVSEAAGHTDISRMSPFHFTPTRLSPERTARCQLHQHRPGFLRSAQPAVSYTSTDQAFSGAHSPLSVTPAPTRLSPERTARCQLHQHRPGFLRSAQPAVSYTSTDQAFSGAHSPLSVTPAPTRLSYKHTAHIGYTSTSHVTSTSTNQAFSGVHSPLSVTPAPTRLSYKRTAHVTSTSTNQAFSGVHSPLSVTPAPTRLSPERTARWRGEPRAGGEGGARSPRAGRVRWGPSGLCPEPAWPRAPRGDARVPSCSPAQTSGAPGPRAGQGRGGGAVARPCALGSWEDPPTTRCPRALRPQREGRGSEGRTPQCPSGRARGLRAFPEPTLSTARRSQTLGRSQHRGGRASSPGGDSSVASQLPRGVPGTPPHHHHGHTHTRHARTHRRARRPLLWRGRLPARLRAAGPLLRTPSPPRPFSPLSSPLPALAPESSSRCLRPPAPQRHLPSPPFSLPRAGPGVALESGWGRRGTGGGWRGGTGTAATRLFAREGPWEDIPGAGGTQVRLLSDQPAAAPRPSQSAGISAGLALGMGTERAKVFWPLEWQICKYNFICTEEQ, encoded by the exons ATGTtgtatctcacagtttctgtgggccTGGGGTCCTGGTGTGGACCAGCTGGGGGTTCCAGCTGGGCCCCCATAGGCTGTGATGAGGGTGTCCTCTCAGCTCAGCTGTGGCAGGCCCAGGCCGTCTGTGCTGTTGGCCCCTGTCCATGGGCCCTGTCCACGGGGTTTCCGCATCAGCCGCCCACCACGTGGCAGCAGACATCCCTCAGAGCTAGAAAGTCAGTCGGGGGACCCCAGTGTGCAGCCTTAGAAGCCACCTCTGTTGCCTTTGCTGTCCTCCAGGCGTCGGAGTGGAGTCACCAGGTCCAGTGGCGCTCAGGGGAGAGAATTCCAGGAGGCCGGAGTCCCTGGGCCGTCTCGGAAGCTGCCGGCCACACTGACATTTCAAGAATGAGCCCGTTCCATTTCA CACCAACCAGGCTTTCTCCGGAGCGCACAGCCCGCTGTCAGTTACACCAGCACCGACCAGGCTTTCTCCGGAGCGCACAGCCCGCTGTCAGTTACACCAGCACCGACCAGGCTTTCTCCGGAGCGCACAGCCCGCTGTCAGTTACACCAGCACCAACCAGGCTTTCTCCGGAGCGCACAGCCCGCTGTCAGTTACACCAGCACCGACCAGGCTTTCTCCGGAGCGCACAGCCCGCTGTCAGTTACACCAGCACCGACCAGGCTTTCTCCGGAGCGCACAGCCCGCTGTCAGTTACACCAGCACCGACCAGGCTTTCTTATAAACACACAGCCCACATCGGTTACACCAGCACCT CCCACGTCACTTCCACCAGCACCAACCAGGCTTTCTCCGGAGTGCACAGCCCGCTGTCAGTTACACCAGCACCAACCAGGCTCTCTTATAAACGCACAGCCCACGTCACTTCCACCAGCACCAACCAGGCTTTCTCCGGAGTGCACAGCCCGCTGTCAGTTACACCAGCACCGACCAGGCTTTCTCCAGAGCGCACAGCCCGCT GGCGAGGAGAGCCGCGGGCTGGTGGGGAAGGTGGTGCGAGGTCGCCGCGGGCTGGGAGGGTGCGCTGGGGCCCCTCTGGCCTCTGCCCTGAGCCGGCCTGGCCGAGAGCTCCCCGAGGCGACGCGCGGGTCCCCAGCTGCTCCCCGGCCCAGACCTCAGGTGCGCCGGGCCCTCGGGCCGGGCAGGGCCGTGGTGGGGGCGCCGTCGCCCGCCCTTGTGCTCTGGGTAGCTGGGAAGACCCGCCCACTACCCGGTGCCCCAGGGCCCTGCGACCGCAGCGGGAGGGTCGGGGCAGCGAGGGCAGGACGCCCCAATGCCCCAGCGGCCGAGCCCGCGGCCTGCGCGCGTTCCCCGAGCCTACCCTGTCGACAGCGCGGCGCAGCCAGACCCTAGGGCGCTCCCAGCACCGCGGAGGCCGGGCCTCCAGTCCTGGAGGGGATTCCTCTGTCGCCTCCCAGCTCCCGCGGGGAGTCCCAGGAacacccccccaccaccaccacgggcacacacacaccagacacgcgcgcacacacagacGCGCGCGCAGGCCGTTGCTATGGAGAGGCCGGTTACCAGCCAGGCTGAGGGCAGCAGGTCCCCTCCTCCgaaccccctcccctccccgtccCTTCTCTCCGCTGTCTTCCCCTCTTCCCGCCCTGGCTCCCGAGTCCTCCTCCCGCTGTCTCCGGCCTCCCGCCCCCCAGcgccacctcccctcccctcctttttctCTGCCCAGGGCCGGGCCTGGGGTCGCCCTGGAGTCTGGCTGGGGACGCCGAGGCACCGGAGGAGGGTGGCGGGGAGGGACAGGAACCGCTGCCACTAGACTCTTTGCCCGAGAAGGTCCCTGGGAGGACATCCCGGGCGCTGGGGGAACCCAGGTACGGCTTCTCTCTGACCAGCCCGCCGCCGCGCCGCGCCCGAGTCAGAGTGCGGGGATTTCTGCAGGCCTTGCCCTGGGCATGGGGACCGAGAGGGCCAAG